From Harpia harpyja isolate bHarHar1 chromosome 19, bHarHar1 primary haplotype, whole genome shotgun sequence, one genomic window encodes:
- the PPM1J gene encoding LOW QUALITY PROTEIN: protein phosphatase 1J (The sequence of the model RefSeq protein was modified relative to this genomic sequence to represent the inferred CDS: deleted 1 base in 1 codon), giving the protein MLLRVRAAVAQLVAGLGAGAQPPASPGAAGDGGSPAGASFCRPAFLQLTPEELRRADDHAGRAVQSPRDGRRRLPWSTGYAEVINAGKSQHNEDQACCEVVFVERRPSLRGRPPSRESSGELDGGRKGFYFHYWALFDGHAGSGAAVMASKRLHLHICEQLRDLVDILQDPSPPPICLLHDTRAGPAELSRVPLTEDDGEVPNDAVPRFHLEKAVSHESLVIGAIENAFKHMDDQIERERSSQRLSGGCCALAAVYLMGKFYVANAGDSRAIIIRNGEIIPMSREFTPETERQRLQFLAFLRPELLGKEFTHLEFPRRIQPKELGRKMLYRDQNMNGWAYKKIEEDDLKFPLIYGEGKKARVMATIGVTRGLGDHDLKVFSSNIHIKPFLSCFPEVRVYDLTQYEHCPDDVLVLGTDGLWDVTNDKEVAGVVMEVLTSYEPNDPCRYTMVAQELVVRSRGVLKERGWRLANDKLGSGDDISVFVIPLGGPGNYT; this is encoded by the exons aTGCTGCTGCGGGTGCGCGCCGCCGTGGCGCAGCTggtggcggggctgggggcgggcgCGCAgccccccgcc agccccggggcggcgggggacggGGGGTCGCCGGCGGGAGCCTCCTTCTGCCGGCCGGCCTTCCTCCAGCTGACGCCCGAGGAGCTGCGCCGCGCCGACGACCACGCCGGCCGGGCGGTGCAGAGCCCCCGCgacggccgccgccgcctgccctgGAGCACCGGCTACGCCGA GGTGATAAATGCAGGAAAGAGTCAGCACAATGAGGACCAGGCGTGCTGCGAGGTGGTGTTTGTGGAGAGAAGGCCCAGCCTGAGGGGCCGGCCGCCGTCCAGGGAAAGCAGCGGGGAGCTGGACGGG GGCAGGAAGGGTTTTTATTTCCACTATTGGGCCTTGTTTGATGGCCATGCAGGCAGCGGTGCTGCTGTCATGGCATCCAAGAGGCTCCATCTGCACATCTGTGAGCAGCTCCGGGACCTCGTGGACATCCTGCAGGACCCCTCCCCGCCTCCCATCTGCCTCCTGCACGACACGAGGGCTGGCCCTGCAGAGCTGAGCCGGGTGCCCCTCACAGAGGATGATGGGGAGGTCCCCAACGATGCTGTGCCACGCTTTCACCTGGAGAAAGCGGTTTCCCATGAGAGCCTGGTGATCGGTGCCATCGAGAATGCCTTTAAGCACATG GACGACCAGATCGAGCGGGAGCGGTCGTCCCAGCGCCTGTCCGGGGGCTGCTGTGCCCTGGCTGCCGTCTACCTCATGGGCAAGTTCTACGTGGCCAATGCCGGCGACAGCAG GGCCATTATCATCCGTAACGGGGAAATCATTCCAATGTCCAGGGAGTTTACTCCAGagacagagaggcagaggctgcaGTTTTTA GCGTTCCTGAGGCctgagctgctggggaaggagttCACCCACCTCGAGTTCCCCCGTAGGATCCAGCCCAAGGAGCTGGGGAGGAAGATGCTGTACAGAGACCAAAACATGAACGGCTG GGCTTACAAAAAGATAGAAGAGGATGACCTGAAGTTTCCGCTTATCTATGGGGAAGGCAAAAAG GCTCGGGTGATGGCCACGATTGGGGTCACGCGGGGCCTGGGAGATCACGACCTCAAGGTGTTCAGCTCCAACATCCACATCAAGCCTTTCCTGTCCTGCTTCCCAGAG GTCAGGGTTTACGACCTCACGCAGTATGAGCACTGCCCTGATGATGTCCTGGTCTTGGGCACCGATGGACTCTGGGATGTCACCAATGACAAGGAGGTGGCTGGCGTGGTGATGGAGGTGCTGACAAGCTACGAGCCCAATGACCCGTGCAG GTACACCATGGTGGCCCAGGAGCTGGTGGTGCGGTCCAGGGGGGTGCTGAAGGAGCGGGGCTGGCGGCTGGCCAACGACAAGCTGGGCTCTGGCGATGACATCTCTGTCTTTGTGATCCCCCTGGGTGGCCCGGGCAACTACACGTGA